One region of Primulina tabacum isolate GXHZ01 chromosome 17, ASM2559414v2, whole genome shotgun sequence genomic DNA includes:
- the LOC142531912 gene encoding UDP-glycosyltransferase 708G1-like, whose protein sequence is MATPHIALFPCSGTGILIPFLRLAATIAARGCTVTVITLHPTVSASESEQISTFFALHPHIKRLEFQPLPFKKSNFSNKDPFFMQVEAISNSVHLLDPFLAALSPPLSAIISDLSVVSSICRFASNKSISIYVLVTTSARFFSLVVLLPKLALHKSVGIQENGHLELPGLGLVPVSSIAPPLYDSNHFLSALLDSNIPCLSRVKAIFVNSFAELESETIKALNSGRLIADLAPVLALGPFQSFEVEKTPNLPWLDEQAPESVLFVSFGSRTALPRNQILELRNGLEKSGYKFLWVLKTNKVDKDDKEEVQQVLGESFLERTKKRGMVIKGWVKQDQILAHPAIGGFISHCGWNSVTEAARLGVPILAWPQNGDQKLNAEVIEKAGIGLWADWGWLGEVLVSGDDIAKKISEMMVDTKFRVRAKEVKEKVRQAREIGGDLDVLLRGLMDEFSVGAKTRCGSNPKNLEDDRKFERI, encoded by the exons ATGGCGACACCACATATAGCTCTGTTTCCCTGTTCTGGGACGGGGATTTTGATCCCATTCCTCCGTCTAGCTGCCACCATTGCGGCTCGTGGCTGCACGGTCACCGTAATCACCCTCCATCCCACAGTCTCCGCCTCTGAATCGGAACAAATCTCAACTTTCTTCGCCTTGCATCCACACATCAAACGCCTCGAGTTTCAGCCGCTTCCTTTCAAGAAATCCAACTTCTCCAACAAAGATCCTTTCTTTATGCAGGTTGAAGCCATCAGCAACTCAGTTCATCTTCTGGATCCGTTCCTTGCGGCTTTATCACCACCACTCTCTGCCATAATATCCGATTTGTCAGTTGTGAGCAGCATCTGTCGCTTTGCTTCGAATAAATCCATCTCCATTTATGTTTTGGTCACTACTTCTGCAAGATTTTTCTCTCTAGTGGTTCTCCTTCCCAAGCTGGCGCTTCACAAGAGTGTTGGAATTCAGGAAAACGGTCATCTTGAGCTCCCCGGTTTAGGACTAGTGCCCGTCTCGAGTATTGCTCCTCCACTGTATGACTCAAACCACTTCCTCTCAGCCCTTCTAGATTCAAATATTCCTTGTCTCAGTCGTGTGAAAGCCATATTCGTGAACTCGTTTGCTGAGCTGGAATCAGAAACGATCAAGGCCTTAAACAGTGGAAGACTCATAGCTGATTTAGCACCAGTTCTAGCACTTGGCCCTTTCCAATCTTTCGAGGTCGAAAAGACACCTAATCTTCCATGGCTCGACGAACAAGCTCCCGAATCAGTACTCTTCGTTAGCTTTGGGAGTAGGACAGCGCTGCCCAGAAATCAAATACTAGAACTACGCAATGGACTAGAAAAGAGCGGGTACAAATTCTTGTGGGTGCTGAAAACGAACAAAGTGGACAAAGATGACAAGGAAGAAGTACAACAAGTATTGGGTGAATCTTTTCTTGAAAGAACTAAGAAAAGAGGAATGGTGATTAAGGGATGGGTGAAACAAGATCAGATTCTAGCACATCCGGCCATTGGAGGATTCATCAGCCACTGTGGATGGAATTCTGTAACAGAAGCTGCAAGATTGGGTGTGCCTATACTAGCTTGGCCGCAAAATGGGGACCAAAAGCTTAACGCGGAGGTGATCGAAAAGGCGGGCATTGGATTGTGGGCGGATTGGGGTTGGCTTGGGGAGGTATTGGTGTCCGGAGATGACATAGCAAAGAAGATCAGTGAGATGATGGTGGACACGAAATTTCGTGTCAGAGCTAAGGAAGTGAAAGAAAAAGTTCGGCAGGCAAGAGAAATCGGTGGGGATTTGGATGTGTTGCTTCGAGGCCTAATGGACGAATTTAGCGTTGG AGCAAAAACAAGATGCGGCTCAAACCCTAAAAATCTTGAGGATGaccgaaaatttgagagaatttga